The following DNA comes from Maylandia zebra isolate NMK-2024a linkage group LG6, Mzebra_GT3a, whole genome shotgun sequence.
TTTAAGCTGAATGCAAGAAGCTGTGAGGACAACAGAACAGAATGGTGACGATGTCTGAGTGCTGGGAGGATACATTAGAACAGCCTTGTGTAATCCCACTGGACAACTGAGTTGTGAAGGAGCTGAGGCCTTCTTCTTCACGTCTTCAGCTCTGGTCTGACGGTCATTGACGACTGACGAAGTGGGGCTAAAACCATTCTGCAAGCCAGCCTCTGCACGATCTCTCGTGATTAGGTTTTCCATAAACTCGACGCTGTCAGGCTCCAGGCTCACCTTCTCTGCATCAACATCTGGTATACTGcatgaaacagaacaaaaacaacttgCATTAATAGAACATAATGCTATGTCAGGCCACGAATCAGATTATTAAAGGGAACCTATAATCCCAATTCCCATCTCTAAGTTTAGATTCTCGTACTCCACTAGGGTAGCtatgcatgattcacagttcataaTAATCATTTATCTTATGCTTACCCGCAGCGTTCTGAAATGAGACATTTTAACTTCTTGCCCTTTGAGGCTACTTTCTTCAGACTCATTGCATCTCACAAGCAGGCTTGAATGTCAGGTGGGTGGAGTTTCTCTGCTTTTAGTGAGAGGTGTGTGGCTGAGATGGCCATGTTAAAGTCACCTGCATTTGAgatacactcaccagccacttccATACATCTAAACAGCCAATCACTTGGCAGCTGCTCACTGTATTTAGGCAAACATACATGGTCAAGAAGACTTGCTAAAGTTCAAATGAAGCAGGTCATCAGGTCAGAATGAGGAAATCATAGCTTTGCTGTTATACACAATGccgtttggatttttttaatgcatttattacttcacTATAAGATGGAttctagggctgggccatatcataacATTCAGGGTAATAccagtataatgttgggcaacgataagaaaatgaaatatcgcgatagaatatgggtaaaacgcgcatgcgcagtgcctttgttttcatacgcacatggcggaaaaagcatggcggtgatggagaatgagaagggcgaacgcagatcgttgaatgaaacagatgaaccagaactggtttgtaaaaaatgctgcaacttcagtggtgtggaactggtttagctttcgtccatcagacacacaacaaagcactatttttggtagcgcatgctagcgagcaggtcgttattaccgtgttttctggaaaatacggcacacttcaaatcaatcctttgatttttctgaaaatcgacagtgccccttataatcccgtgggGCTTATGTAtcaattctggttgtgtttactgacctcgaaacgattttatgtcgtacacggcgcttgaaaatctgtcagatgttttagtacgactttgctaagctacgaacctgcaccgcttgatggattgttggagcattacggctaccgtaggcaggagcctcgcggagtgatacgtactgtgcttcaacataatattacagtgttgtgtgtgcgtaacctcttttaagttttgtggatattatacatggttatgctgaggatatgtcggccaatttccactggaaatgccttttggttaaactgtcagcaaggaatttgcatttgcactgttgaatttttatataacttcataaaaaacagctgcttctttaagtgaaaatacattgatgggttttttgcactaataaagttgtggagttgtaaagtgttttgtctagtgtcaattatatcgtcagttatatcgttgtcgcaaaattttcaaatgtatatcgtgataaatatctttggtcatatcgccctgtgCTAATGGATTCTATGGCAAAAAGCTCAAACCATCTCAAATTGGTTTCTTTAACATGATAGTGAGTTTACTGTACTCCAATGGGCTCCACAGTAACCACAGCTCAACCCAACAGAACACCTTTGGCATGTAGAGAGACAGGATGGATGtacagccaacaaatctgcagcaactatgTGATCCTCTTATGCCAATACGGACCAAACTCTCAAAGGGACATTTCCAGGACCTTTTTGAATCTGCGCCACAAAGAATTAcgtaaggcagttctgaaggcaaaaggggattCCTGGTACTACTTTGGTATACTTAACAGTGTCTCCAGTGAGTGTATATGTGGCAGAGATAAGGACAAACATGGAAGTCCACTTTAAAATACTACTGCAACTGTATGCATACCAAAAGTAAGAATACCGTTAGCATGCAAAGGACACTGGCAGATCACTTACTGTCCATAAACTGGAATTTGTACATAAGTTGTTGCACAGTTAAAAACAGCCTGTCTTACCTGATGAATGCCTTCAGGCAGGCACAGGTAACAGCTTCAGGAATGTCAGGGAAGAACTGCAAGCAGAGCTGACACAGGAAGTAATCCTTCTTCTCAAGGGCCAGAAGCACAAGGTCAGGACACACACTGTTGAATGCAATGACGGCACATAGTTATATTCAATTGCTCACTCGTTGAATATTTCCATCTGTATGCAAGAAAACAGTTTGGGGTTTCCTTCATGTTTCCCACATTAGAGTACAAACCTATTTTATGGTAccttattaaaaatgtaaactacattaaaagaatataaaataaattctaCACACTAAAAGAGTTTTGAGAGTCAATATTTTTTCCATCTACCTTATCTCACTTGCCATACATACCTGTGGCAAAGGCACCGAGTGTGAACCAGCTGTGCCAGCGTGCTAGAAGAGTAGAAGGCTGGATCGGCAAGACTCCGGGACACGAGGGTTAATGCAAGCTGTCCCACTGAGGGCTGCAGGTCCTGGAACTCTGCCCTGGTCAGGAACCCCTCCACCTCTTTCTGGATCTCTTCCACTGGTGCTGTCTAAGagggaaaataaatatattttttaaattcagaattGTTTGGTATAATTCTGTTGCGCTGAAGCATACAGAACGAAAGCTGTGTCATAAAAATAAGTCACGTTTTTACCTTGATGAGCTCTAATACTTGGTCAGTTGTTAAATTAGTTGTTGACTGGGACTTACGGGTCGTTCTCTGTATGGAAAAACAGAAGAATCAAATTAAGGATCTACCACACAACACTGGTGTCTCACAGAtaagtttaataaataaatattactaTATTTTTTCAGTAGTTCGTAATATTTCTTCTTACTATTTAGAGTACCTTATTTCAGTAATTCCAAATGTtatgcaacattattttttcttttaatgtcattAGAGATTTAAACAGAACGACAAAGAAACATGTTTCCCATTATCATATTATATAACTCTTTTATATAAAGGTTTTACAAACAGGAACAATGTTAAGGCTTCTGCCATAAGCCGTTCGTCTCTGCAAGAGTGTGGACAATGACAAACTCACAGTTCGCAAAAACACTTATCCAACTTACCGTCCTCCTCGTTTCTGCAGATTTTGAGGGCTGAGCTTTTTCACCGTGAAGAATGTTATTCCAAGACGGCACAGAATTCGGAGTCTTCGACTCtgtggttaaaaaacaaacaaaagagtaTTGAGTGAACACAATTTCTCATGTAAAAATGGGAATCAGAGATATAATTTTGAGTCGAGCGAGAGTATAACATGTTTGATTCAGCTCACCTTCAGTCtttgtatgttttaattttccCAGGGCAGAGGCAAGAGAAGATTTGGGGCACTCGAAGGGTATAATGGAGAGGGTTTTCCCATGTGGAATAAATACCTTGTTGGAATAACTCCAAAGCTATATGAGAGACAATAAAATCAACATAAAGATGATGCAGACATAGTTCAAAACTGTTGCTACATATTTGTGTCTAATACACTGGTTTTAAGATTGTAAACTGCTATAAAGTTGTGAGAAGGGACAGTGAGCCCCGTCACAGTGGAGTGCAGACACAGTGCTCTACCAAAGTAATACAGTCCTCCATCAGCACCCAGCAGCTGGAAGGACAGGGAACCTTGGCCCACACTTAATAACAATGAAGCCTGAGCACGTGTGATTGCTGTCGTGTGAGTATGAAGTAATCAGTCACTTTTAAAGATTAGGCTTTACTATTGTGAATGATGACTTAGCACTAATGTAAGTCACAATTTCTGAGTAGCATTATTGCTTTAAAATTTATTGCTTCATCCTAGTCAAAAACCAGgacagttaaataaataaacaaactttATATTCTGTTTGGGTCAATGCATTCCTACCTGTCCGTAGATCTTTCCAGCCATCTCTTTTCCAGCCTGAAGCGTCTGAAAGTTGGTATTCCAGATGCAAAGAAAGTCTAAAATAACACAGGCAGAGAGACATTCAGGAACTACAGACACCCAGATCAGATACTTCATTTTTGATCTGACAGATATCTTTTAGGCCAGAAAGCTAGCATGTTAACCAAGCATTCATTTCAGTTCTAATAACTTCAACCTGCAAAACCACTTCAGCTTCAGAACTTTTCTTTAGCCACTGAATAAAATCCAGACACTAGAAACCACATTTAGGCCAGCTAACCCATTATTTACTATATTTAATTACTTAAAAACAAAGGGCAAAACAACATAGCATCAAGTGATAGCTGTTTACACCGCTATTACTATTATTTGTGATTTTGgcaaaaagagaagaaataacTAGCTAAGACTAAACAAGCAGAATTGAGTTTTACGTTTTTTTAACTGATTAACTAAGACATAAAAGACAAGCAGGTAGGAAAATAACAGCTCTACATTTCATCAGTATGATAATGTGAAACTGTGCTACTAAAAAATAAAGCCGCTGTTTCCATGCCAACTCCCTACAAGGGCTTACTGAAAGCCTTGATATATAAAAGACTAATTTCAAGAGGATTTGCCATGCACAGTATGGTACTTGTAGAGGAGTTAAAGATCTTTATTTTAGATATTGTAATTTAACAGCATTTACCTTTACCACCTCCAGCAGAGGGATGTGGAACCCCAACAACAGCTACATGGGCTTCATCCAGAGCCATGGCCGACGCTGCCTCCAGCTGGCCATCACCAACAGGAAGACCCAGCAGCAGGCTACGGGGCAGGGGTAAGGCCTGGACCCCCTCTTCAGTCCCGAGGCCCCGCACGGAGAGCACACTCTGGTACACGTGACCATTAGGGTCTAAATGTGAGAGAAATGTTTAAACATTAGCAATACTACATACTGCATACCTCAccaactgtgtgtttgtgtaatttaGCTTCATACATGTAGAGTGCACCACTTATTTACATCAGATTATCAAACTGTGAGCAATTGGAGAAGAGTGCATTCACAACTAACTGAAGTGAGAGAGCAAAGGGGATCTTATTCACAGTAGTGGACCTTCACTACACGTCTTATTTTAAACTGCTAATCCTTCAAAAGTGTCCCAAATCAGCTCAGCAGTACTGTTCAGAGGAGGGGGACTAGGGGCCTTTTGAGTACAAGTTTAAACTTAGTTACTTAAGggatgtcattttttttaaagtcacattTTTATAATTGTTGATGACCCTGATGAAGGAACACAGCTGTACGTTTTTACACTCCCACCCCCTGTAACTGGCTTACAGTGCCAGTAATTATCTTTTCCAAATTCCATAGCATATGGCCTCAAGCACCAACATTCAAAATGTTCTGACAGGAAAGTGTGGCTTACAGAGATAAAGGAGGCAGATGTGCTTATCCCTGTAAGTGGCAGAGAAGCTCAGCGGGGAGAGACCAGGTTCTTCTCTCTCAAGCCGGTACCTCTGTACAGAGTTAGGATTCAGTCTCTGCAAGTAGAGAAAATGCTCTCCTTTCTGCGGGGAGACAGTGACAGTCATGTTGGGCAAAAGCAAGGACATTAGCTGTGTTGCAAAAGCAATGAGCACTTAAAACTAAATCCACTTGAAACTTTTAGCCCATCAAGTATTTTACCTGTTCAGTTGTGATGATGATAAACTGCTGGGTCTCTGCCACTATGATGGTGCTCCAcctgcagagaaagaaaaaaaaaaagggggggggggggttaaaagTTAACATGTTGCACTCAAGTACAGCTCTAGAATAAGGTCAACATAAAGTTTGCCAAATGACATCGACCTGATGGCTTCTTCTTGAGCTAGCACCTCCTCTATGGGCTGCTGCGGAGCAGCAAGGAGAGAGTCCAGCAGTCTCACAGCTCCTCTCTGAAACAAGACCACAGGCTCCCCTCCATGTGTACAGTGAACCTTCCAGACATCTGAAGAAACCTGGAGAAAAAGCACACGGAAAAGGCAGAAGTGTTCACGTCTGTCAATAACACACTAGTTAATTCATTATTTTCAGGTTAATTGCTCTAAATACCACTGAGAATTTTAGGAGCAATGTGCAATTTAACATCATCAGCAGGTCTACAGTGGTTCTTATGTGTTTTGTTGCTCTCTCCAAGTCTTAAGTACATCAGACAGGCTCATACTGtcaatctttttaaatcttatcttaaaacgcatttttatttactggcttttaatacagcatgagagttgtttgttaattcatatttggtgtttGCTTTTAATACTCTAAGTTGTTTTATTATGCACGTTGTattcttgtacagcactttggtcaacgctcctgttgtaattaaatgtgctatataaataattaaactattaaaaccAGTCTTGCTGTGGAGACGGTGAGCAGTGGACTCTACAACAATCTGTACTAAAATATTTACACCAGTGGAGAGGAGATACCCTTAGAGCTGggattgtgtgttttgttgtagTCTTCATTTCTGTTCTTGGTGGTAGAAGCGGGGTGGCTGTCTACTGTCTACATCAATGTATATGTTCGGACTTACTGTTGCTTTGAAGGCTTTGTCCAATAGTATGTCATCTTCCTTCCAAATTCTTATCACCTTAAAGAAACAACATCAAAAACATTACAACATGAAAATTTATTCTGAAAACGCAGATCACTGGAGACATCTTTGAACTGATCTCATATACGAAATACAGATACTGCCTATTGAAAGAGGGATGCACATATATGTTGGCCGATAGACTTTTTTTTGACTGATACTGGCccttcacaaaataaaatagtgTTTACCTATTGTGCCTATAGTGACTGATTCTGCTCCCAAGTCGATTTTATAGTAACTAAATGGTTGTTCTTGATAATATCCACCCCTTTTCATCATAGTACACCTAACTGTCAATGGCTGCTTTAGCAGGATAACGCcccatgtcacaaagctgaaATCATCTATAACTGGTTTCTTAAACATTACAGTAAGTTTACTGTACCCAGTGGGCCacacagtcacctgatctcaatcTAATAAAGCACCTTTTGACTGTCATGTTTATACAGACCAAAACCTCTGAGTAATGTTTTCAGCACATTGTCAAAGAATTAAAGTAGTGCTGAAGGCTAAAAAGTCTCCAACTTTGTATTAGTaagatgtacctaataaaagTGTCCAGTGAGACGCTGCAGCAACCAAAGCAGTCACCAAAGCCTACCTTGTTGTCTGTTACTGCCACATATTCGTTGGTTTGTGAGTTGAAGACTGCCGGGCACGTCAGTTTTTGTCCTTGTTTCACTGTCCAGCTCCCCAGCGGCTTCTGGTCTGACACCTTTCAGGCCATAAAACAAAGGGATAATTAATAAAGAGGTGATGTTTCACATAGCTTCTATTTAGCCATACACACGCAGTGCAGAGTTATGTAAAGACTGTTTGCTACAACCACATCTTTTACCGCTGTGAACGGATCTCAAAAGACTTGATAAAGATCTGATAGACAGTTTACCTTATTCAggacacacacagcagtaacTTTAGCTATTTTAACTACACTGTAATGCGTTTAGCTTATCCAAACAACGAGGCTTGACGCGCTCATTCACGTTGGAGAAAGCGAGGATAAGACATGCAGCCTTATTGTCAAGCCGTTTTTATCGCATGCAAAACAACGAGTTAGCCGCTGAAGCTGCCCCCCCCAGAGAAGTCACATTTTAAAGGTATTTTAAAGGACTTGTGATGTCTGTAGCTAACTTTAGCAAACATTTGACTGTCATATTCGAATAGCAAGTTTACAAAACCAATGTAAAACATTTACTGCCGAGTTTCACTTAAAAGACACATAATAAGATATAAGACAGCTTTAAATGCATGTTCGGTTTCGTCTAACGCTCTGGTTCCAACGCTGCTGGCCAGAAAACCGGAGGATGCTAACACGAGTCGCACTGATCAGCTGGCCCAGGTTAGGGGAAACTCCTGAAAGCTAATTTTAAACTTTACCTTGTACAGAGTCACTGATCTGGTTGAATCCGTGACCACGACATGATCGCGATCTCTCTCCTCTTCGATCCCTTGAATGCCTGAACTTGACAGATTTTGATCTGGAACAAGCCCACACAACGTGTATCCTTCATACAGCGCTGCCATGCTGGACGAGAAGAACTCGTTGGATCTCGCGAGAATACAGATGAACTGACGCACCGGATCCACGAGACTTCTGTCACTGCGGCGGGATCTTGTTttgcgcccccccccccaaaagaaaaaaaaagaaagaaataaggaaaaacgaaaaacttaattttttttttaagttttgagacatttgaaaacacttttaatatttttttttacccgaTGATTAATTTTAGATATATAGAACTTATTGGATGAGGCTTTATTTTGAACACGTTACGATAATACAAAAACTAAACAAGGAAAACGGTAATTAAAGAAGTAGAAAGAAGTCCTCATCCTACTCCTCACCAGTCATCACCTTTCTATGTCATGTCATATCACGAATTTGTGTATGTGCTTGTATATAAACACGTGCACACATATTTTGCAACGTTGATAAtattacaatacaatacaatacaactttatttatattgcacatttaaaaccGAAGGTACACCAAAGTGATTCAGAACAAGGTTAAAAACAACAGATATAAGACCATAACAGAGTACAAATAAGCTAACAAATGAGAAACGCTGGTTAAACAAAAAATGCAcataaaataagaaataaaacatcAGAGCATAATTTAGAAGATAAAATCACCGAGTATTCAGAAATATAAGGTGGGGGTATTGATACAGTGGTACATCAAGAGAAGATAAATAACGTAGGGATAAAATATAGGGAATCTGCACTAACTAACCAAAAACGCTCGGTCAAACAGGTAAGTTTTTAACTGTGATTTAAATAAATGGATGGAACCAGAGGTGCGAATAGAAGCAGGAAGATTGTTCCAGAGGCTAGGCGCTGCAGAGCAAAAGCATGGTCACCTCTGGTATTTAGCCGGGATCTAAGCTGCACTAAGAGTAATTGTCCTGATTGGGGATATATGGACTAAAGAGTTCAATGAGGTAGCACGGCGCAGTATTGTTCATGATTTTAAAGGTAAGCAACAGAATTTTAAACTCAATGCCGTGTTTGACAGGGAGCCAATGCCAATGATAGTGAACATTCATAAGTATTGTGCCAAACCCCTGTACAGTGAAATCGACAGGAGAGAATCTGAATATGTTTTGCTTCTTATGTATATTcttatgtatatattttattgCTATTTTCATCCTGTTTAATCAATTATTATCACATcaagaaatgtatttttattaaatgtatcaatttccacaccatctatGTGCACTTGTACATCATTCTTACCGAATAACAAATTTTAGTTTTATGTagatttaatgataatttggtCCTACCAAACTACTTTTTTTCCACATGTTTGAAGTGACCAGTTCCAGTGACTCTTTTTCCctagaataaaaaatatttgttccatctgcaaataatactaattttaatacATCCAAGCATGATGAAGAATATTcccagcttcacaaattgtGTCCTGTCAGTTAAAGGTTTCACTTCAGAGCACAACAGCTCTTCTAAACTGAATACTGTTACAGTTTATATTATGACTGATTTTTGTCAGA
Coding sequences within:
- the nol11 gene encoding nucleolar protein 11-like; the protein is MAALYEGYTLCGLVPDQNLSSSGIQGIEEERDRDHVVVTDSTRSVTLYKVSDQKPLGSWTVKQGQKLTCPAVFNSQTNEYVAVTDNKVIRIWKEDDILLDKAFKATVSSDVWKVHCTHGGEPVVLFQRGAVRLLDSLLAAPQQPIEEVLAQEEAIRWSTIIVAETQQFIIITTEQKGEHFLYLQRLNPNSVQRYRLEREEPGLSPLSFSATYRDKHICLLYLYPNGHVYQSVLSVRGLGTEEGVQALPLPRSLLLGLPVGDGQLEAASAMALDEAHVAVVGVPHPSAGGGKDFLCIWNTNFQTLQAGKEMAGKIYGQLWSYSNKVFIPHGKTLSIIPFECPKSSLASALGKLKHTKTEESKTPNSVPSWNNILHGEKAQPSKSAETRRTRTTRKSQSTTNLTTDQVLELIKTAPVEEIQKEVEGFLTRAEFQDLQPSVGQLALTLVSRSLADPAFYSSSTLAQLVHTRCLCHSVCPDLVLLALEKKDYFLCQLCLQFFPDIPEAVTCACLKAFISIPDVDAEKVSLEPDSVEFMENLITRDRAEAGLQNGFSPTSSVVNDRQTRAEDVKKKASAPSQLSCPVGLHKAVLINEILQTPYSDTFLLPHLKDLSSQHVMLFLQYLQFLYLKYSQDAFPQMEGFRSPSLSQIMDWVCLLLDAHFTVLVMTPEAKGLLLNLHSFVKSQVRLVSELGKIEGSLQELRKMKAKESIGQYSIEIIELF